A single window of Trueperaceae bacterium DNA harbors:
- a CDS encoding putative N-acetylmannosamine-6-phosphate 2-epimerase: MAQAFRDRLRCRVGLPYRTERLMSSTGPSRLPLSRSTRLLEALCGGVIVSCQAPEGSPLRHPAHMAAMAEAAAIAGAVGIRANGPDDVSAIRARVTLPIVGIDKRPDVDPVAYITPSLASVQTLVDAGSDLIAIDATLRLRGGKGARSAAELIAQVRSTFDDLPLMADVSNVAEGVAAAAAGADIIATTLSGYTDASAQPDGPDLDLIAELVAAQPRPIVAEGRFSTPEQVRAAFAAGAHAVVVGTAITDPVALAKKFVAAAPIVTAEAKRA; the protein is encoded by the coding sequence ATGGCGCAGGCTTTTCGAGATCGACTTCGATGTCGAGTCGGTCTCCCGTACCGTACGGAACGGCTCATGAGTTCTACCGGTCCCTCCCGGCTTCCTCTGTCCAGGTCGACGCGGTTGCTCGAGGCCTTGTGTGGCGGTGTCATAGTTTCTTGCCAAGCGCCCGAAGGCTCTCCCTTGAGGCACCCCGCCCACATGGCGGCGATGGCCGAAGCAGCCGCGATCGCGGGCGCAGTTGGAATCCGAGCGAACGGGCCCGATGACGTTTCGGCTATTCGCGCCCGCGTCACGCTCCCCATCGTCGGCATCGACAAACGCCCCGACGTCGATCCGGTCGCCTACATCACACCTAGTCTCGCGTCGGTGCAAACGTTGGTGGATGCGGGATCTGATCTCATAGCTATCGACGCCACGTTACGTCTCCGAGGCGGGAAAGGAGCTCGAAGCGCAGCGGAACTCATAGCGCAAGTGCGTTCCACCTTCGATGACCTTCCGCTGATGGCGGACGTATCCAATGTGGCGGAGGGAGTAGCTGCGGCGGCAGCGGGCGCGGATATCATTGCCACAACCTTATCGGGGTACACGGACGCTTCCGCACAGCCCGACGGTCCCGATCTCGATCTCATCGCCGAACTCGTCGCCGCACAGCCCCGGCCGATCGTTGCGGAGGGTCGGTTCTCCACTCCCGAGCAGGTACGCGCGGCATTCGCAGCGGGAGCTCACGCAGTAGTCGTCGGCACCGCGATTACCGACCCCGTAGCGCTAGCGAAGAAGTTCGTGGCCGCCGCCCCCATTGTAACGGCCGAAGCCAAGAGAGCCTGA
- a CDS encoding DUF4434 domain-containing protein has product MPVGRLARSLTLVGVLTMVSATVAQTEPVLSGTFVQLNNQLANLGEDGWLAELSYMQAVGMDTVIVQYSRYGGVSYFPAVDPGNDDTSESTEVLPPDESIATLRWVAPAELRARHLRVSVVPDSREWTMIPEIRVLNGEENIVAGRGYTVEPAPAGNYLDPEAGSGGKLTDGLANFAWSDMVGWQNPGKQITIEFDFDEPTEVDAVEVDFMRSDISNVDLPSSIAIAASGDGERFLSLGQPVVWSAGEQDQKVELDPLGDLLAAAETLDMKVWLGLSLDPTYWQGVFDPLASAETNIELMKELESRYGSSPALAGYYLPEEIDDRSFIEAKAHAAMVEYLASMAEAGHEIDRPVMVAPYFGMNPNADAYADWWDETLAAAPIDVIAMQDGVGTKRTTVEEGVPVYRALKEVTDRHDVALWSDLEVFEQVHGWPVDGLAWQAQSANINTVIEQLELEAPYVDKFVVFDFSHYMSPRLGGEALELYQGYQEYLEDRTP; this is encoded by the coding sequence ATGCCCGTAGGCAGATTGGCGCGTAGTCTTACGCTAGTGGGCGTTCTCACCATGGTGAGTGCCACCGTAGCCCAAACCGAACCCGTACTGAGCGGCACGTTCGTGCAACTGAACAATCAATTGGCTAATTTGGGTGAGGATGGTTGGCTAGCCGAACTCTCCTACATGCAGGCAGTTGGTATGGATACCGTCATCGTCCAATACTCGCGCTACGGCGGAGTGAGCTACTTCCCCGCGGTTGATCCCGGGAACGATGACACGTCCGAATCGACCGAAGTTCTGCCGCCAGATGAATCGATAGCTACCCTCAGGTGGGTCGCGCCGGCTGAACTCCGGGCGCGTCACTTGAGGGTGAGCGTGGTGCCTGACAGCCGCGAGTGGACGATGATCCCCGAGATACGGGTCCTGAACGGTGAAGAAAACATCGTTGCCGGTCGCGGATATACAGTCGAGCCAGCCCCGGCGGGAAACTACCTTGATCCCGAAGCCGGGAGCGGGGGCAAGCTCACTGATGGATTAGCCAATTTCGCCTGGTCGGACATGGTCGGTTGGCAGAATCCCGGCAAACAGATAACCATCGAGTTCGACTTCGATGAGCCAACCGAGGTTGACGCAGTGGAAGTCGACTTCATGCGTTCCGATATCTCGAACGTCGACCTGCCCTCGAGCATCGCTATCGCAGCCTCGGGTGACGGCGAAAGGTTCCTCTCGCTGGGTCAGCCCGTCGTGTGGTCAGCGGGCGAACAGGATCAGAAGGTTGAACTCGACCCGCTCGGCGACCTCCTCGCCGCCGCCGAAACATTGGATATGAAGGTGTGGCTTGGCTTGAGTCTCGACCCGACCTACTGGCAAGGAGTATTCGACCCACTAGCCTCCGCGGAGACGAACATCGAGCTCATGAAAGAACTCGAAAGCCGCTACGGCTCCTCCCCCGCCCTGGCCGGCTATTACCTTCCAGAGGAGATCGACGATCGCAGTTTCATCGAGGCAAAGGCGCACGCCGCCATGGTCGAGTATCTCGCGTCGATGGCAGAAGCCGGGCATGAGATCGATCGCCCGGTCATGGTCGCGCCCTACTTCGGAATGAACCCGAATGCCGACGCTTATGCCGACTGGTGGGACGAGACGCTGGCAGCTGCTCCGATAGACGTTATTGCCATGCAGGACGGCGTGGGCACTAAACGTACCACCGTCGAAGAGGGAGTACCGGTTTACCGCGCACTCAAGGAGGTCACCGACAGACACGACGTCGCTCTTTGGTCCGACCTCGAAGTGTTCGAACAGGTTCACGGTTGGCCGGTCGATGGACTTGCTTGGCAAGCGCAAAGCGCGAACATCAACACAGTGATCGAACAACTCGAACTCGAAGCGCCATACGTCGACAAGTTCGTCGTCTTCGACTTCAGCCACTACATGAGCCCTCGTCTCGGAGGCGAGGCACTCGAGCTCTACCAAGGCTATCAGGAGTACCTGGAGGATCGGACGCCATGA
- a CDS encoding VOC family protein yields the protein MSSWANGIPAITLFVPDLAAAKRFYGDVFELPVHFEDPHSAVFMFGDTLINLLAEEAAPELVDPVRVAPLETGVRAQLTIQVPDVDEVCAKLEGKGVSLSNGPVNRPWGIRTATFRDPGGHLWEVAGPILT from the coding sequence ATGAGCTCCTGGGCAAACGGCATCCCCGCGATCACCCTGTTCGTGCCCGACCTCGCGGCGGCGAAGCGCTTCTATGGGGACGTGTTCGAGCTTCCCGTCCACTTCGAGGACCCGCATTCGGCCGTCTTCATGTTCGGTGACACCCTGATCAACCTGCTCGCGGAAGAGGCCGCGCCCGAGCTGGTCGATCCGGTGCGGGTCGCCCCCTTGGAAACCGGGGTCAGGGCGCAGTTGACGATCCAGGTGCCCGACGTCGATGAGGTGTGCGCGAAGCTCGAAGGGAAGGGCGTGAGCCTGTCGAACGGGCCTGTGAACCGCCCCTGGGGGATACGTACCGCCACCTTCCGCGACCCCGGCGGCCACCTCTGGGAAGTGGCCGGACCTATACTGACGTAG
- a CDS encoding carbohydrate ABC transporter permease, producing MTSGRWLQYLLIYAVLIIGALFFLTPFAWMVSTSLKTGAQVFAIPPRWIPAPVMWSNYSRLMTEIPFRRYLGNTVLVTVTSVVFYVGSSAVVAYGFSRIKWPGREVLFYCLLATMVLPPQVTLIPQFVMFQKLGWVGTFLPLIVPALTGSAFAVFLLRQFYGSIPEEISDSARIDGASEWQIFMRIILPLARPALATASLFIFIWTWTDFLNPLIYLTDDRLYTLAVGLQQLSSTRSAAWPLLMAGSLLMSLPIILLFFFAQKTFIQGVSTSGLKG from the coding sequence ATGACCAGCGGAAGGTGGCTGCAATACCTCCTGATTTACGCCGTCCTCATCATCGGAGCGCTTTTCTTCCTCACGCCATTCGCCTGGATGGTCTCGACGTCGTTGAAGACGGGCGCCCAGGTATTCGCTATTCCGCCTCGCTGGATCCCCGCTCCAGTCATGTGGTCGAACTACTCGCGGTTGATGACCGAAATCCCTTTCCGTCGCTACCTCGGAAACACGGTACTCGTCACCGTGACTAGCGTCGTATTCTATGTAGGCTCGTCGGCCGTCGTCGCCTACGGCTTCTCACGAATAAAGTGGCCCGGCCGGGAAGTTCTCTTCTACTGCCTCCTCGCCACGATGGTGTTACCGCCACAGGTCACCCTTATCCCGCAGTTCGTCATGTTCCAGAAACTTGGATGGGTGGGAACCTTTCTGCCCTTGATCGTTCCAGCACTCACTGGCAGCGCTTTCGCGGTGTTCCTGTTACGGCAATTCTACGGATCGATCCCGGAGGAGATCTCCGACTCTGCGCGCATCGACGGGGCAAGCGAATGGCAAATTTTCATGAGGATAATCTTGCCCCTGGCGAGGCCCGCGTTGGCGACCGCGTCACTGTTCATCTTCATCTGGACCTGGACCGATTTCCTTAATCCGCTCATATACCTTACCGACGACCGCCTCTACACCCTCGCAGTCGGTCTTCAACAGCTTTCGAGCACCCGTTCCGCCGCATGGCCACTGTTGATGGCGGGTTCGCTATTGATGAGCCTTCCTATCATCCTGCTCTTCTTCTTCGCACAGAAGACCTTTATCCAAGGTGTGTCGACAAGCGGCCTCAAGGGCTGA
- a CDS encoding DUF4127 family protein has product MLLLPLDERPINSHYPRYLAEAFGWKLLSPNSLLGQRKKPADTKAIAEWLRAHVGKAVGAVLSLDTLAWGGLIPSRQSGNDLTEALDRLDVLRELKARHPELVLLAFSSIQRVSRENDNGEEPDYYCEHGRAIFDRSRLEHRYISGVLTADEASELARLRSEIPEAVWQDQLTIRDRTMKVNLGALDLVSQGVVDTLVLNQDDTTVWGLNVLTRLRLEREVATRGLGDQVLIYPGADEVAQVLMARLASRVSGRTLHASTIYSSRRGADVQTAYEDRPLGDLVTVHLRAAGAVAIPPGSVEPDFWLALNSPSRAQGQGGSSYALKLADSPGSSTIESAERAALEESEATVNGLDRSLEAFRDTLAVMVDHDRHVTLADVAHVNGADDVLMTGLAADNLLSRLGGYGGWNTAGNSLGSAVALGCMAALVGDSSGLELAVAARLIDDWLYQSRVRTRLLLMPDLKPLGLGGFIPEGNVPLPAERAKSLLNEELREFSLPYRVSRLAFPWRRLFEIDFDVESVSRTVRNGS; this is encoded by the coding sequence TTGCTGCTCCTACCGCTCGACGAGCGCCCTATAAACTCACACTATCCGCGTTACCTGGCTGAGGCATTCGGCTGGAAGCTGCTATCGCCCAACAGTTTGCTGGGTCAGCGAAAGAAACCTGCCGACACCAAGGCGATCGCCGAATGGCTCAGGGCGCATGTCGGTAAGGCGGTCGGAGCAGTGCTTTCGCTTGACACTCTCGCCTGGGGCGGACTGATCCCTTCCCGGCAATCAGGTAACGATCTGACGGAAGCACTCGATCGGCTCGACGTGCTGCGCGAGCTCAAGGCGCGGCACCCGGAACTCGTGTTGCTCGCCTTCAGCAGTATCCAGCGTGTCAGTCGAGAAAATGACAATGGCGAGGAACCTGACTACTACTGCGAGCACGGGCGCGCTATCTTCGACCGCTCGCGCCTCGAGCACAGATATATCAGCGGGGTGCTGACCGCAGACGAGGCCAGCGAACTTGCACGGCTCCGCTCCGAGATACCCGAAGCCGTGTGGCAAGACCAGTTGACGATCCGGGATCGAACGATGAAGGTGAACTTAGGTGCTCTTGATCTCGTGTCCCAGGGTGTAGTCGACACCCTGGTTCTCAATCAGGACGACACAACAGTATGGGGCTTGAACGTCCTCACCCGCCTTCGGCTCGAACGAGAGGTGGCAACCCGTGGCCTCGGCGATCAAGTCCTGATCTACCCCGGGGCCGATGAAGTCGCCCAGGTCCTGATGGCACGCTTGGCTTCGAGAGTCTCCGGGCGAACCTTGCACGCGTCAACGATTTACTCCTCTCGACGAGGCGCCGACGTGCAGACGGCCTACGAGGATCGACCGCTGGGCGATCTGGTGACGGTTCACCTGCGGGCCGCCGGCGCAGTAGCCATTCCACCCGGATCGGTCGAACCCGACTTTTGGTTGGCTTTGAACAGTCCAAGTCGTGCACAAGGGCAGGGTGGAAGTTCGTATGCACTGAAATTAGCGGATAGTCCGGGTTCAAGCACGATCGAATCAGCCGAACGAGCGGCTCTCGAGGAGTCGGAAGCCACCGTCAACGGCCTCGATCGATCCCTGGAAGCCTTTCGCGACACGTTAGCGGTCATGGTGGATCATGATCGGCATGTGACACTTGCTGACGTAGCCCATGTGAACGGAGCTGACGACGTACTAATGACCGGCTTGGCCGCAGATAACCTCCTATCCCGATTGGGCGGGTATGGGGGTTGGAACACCGCCGGCAATTCGCTCGGCTCGGCAGTGGCGCTAGGTTGTATGGCGGCATTGGTTGGCGATAGCAGTGGCCTGGAGCTAGCGGTCGCCGCTCGACTGATCGACGACTGGCTCTACCAGTCCCGCGTCCGCACGAGACTCCTGCTCATGCCGGACCTGAAACCATTGGGTCTGGGCGGATTCATTCCTGAGGGCAATGTGCCGCTACCCGCTGAACGAGCGAAGTCGCTATTGAACGAGGAGCTGAGAGAGTTTTCCTTGCCTTACCGCGTCTCACGATTGGCCTTCCCATGGCGCAGGCTTTTCGAGATCGACTTCGATGTCGAGTCGGTCTCCCGTACCGTACGGAACGGCTCATGA
- a CDS encoding HNH endonuclease, with the protein MKRAVSLLMHEAAERVEDSDQVLRAPTSVFPVPSVIRLKRYIRRPHRQRVAFNRKNVFRRDDHACQYCGARSNDLTLDHVLPRSRGGGTSWENVVACCRRCNAKKRDRTPDEAGMNLNRKPRAPRFIFSAAYGLLPNIDPIWEKYLPNGG; encoded by the coding sequence GTGAAGAGGGCCGTGTCGCTGCTCATGCACGAGGCGGCGGAACGGGTGGAGGACAGCGACCAGGTCCTCCGGGCACCCACTTCCGTCTTCCCCGTCCCCAGCGTCATCCGCCTCAAGAGGTACATCCGGCGGCCGCACCGGCAACGGGTCGCCTTCAACCGCAAGAACGTCTTCCGCCGCGACGATCACGCCTGCCAGTACTGCGGCGCCCGGTCGAACGACCTTACCCTCGACCACGTGCTCCCGCGGAGTCGGGGCGGCGGCACCAGCTGGGAGAACGTCGTCGCCTGCTGTCGGCGCTGCAACGCCAAGAAGCGTGACCGGACCCCCGATGAAGCCGGCATGAACCTCAACCGTAAGCCGCGCGCGCCACGGTTCATCTTCTCGGCCGCCTACGGCTTGTTGCCCAACATCGACCCGATCTGGGAGAAGTACCTGCCCAACGGCGGCTAG
- a CDS encoding ABC transporter substrate-binding protein, with the protein MSEPAIVQRAIDGLGRRLAKRLTQSLFLALALLAALGTTGFALAKTEITFWYAWGGSEGEQVEELIAEYNASQDEVEVRGSFVPIGDGERILASLAGGAPPDLLTVWDWMVVPLGASGSLLDLSAELAEAGIGEEDYLPGIWQYGSYKGAKYGLPTTLNVYAFIWNKDVFEEAGLDPEAPPRTIEELDALAEKMTVIDRRGNLRRLGFYPNVTSIYFYAFGGQLYDPETLEVTLDHPRNIAALEWLGDYYEKYDINLIRRFQAGWGNPASPFNPFYRGQIAMQEGGQWEVRFTHEYAPDLDWGVTTFPAPEGGRPNVAPVQSSFWVVPAEAAHKKEALEFLLWLTAPEQSAGFAAELANIPPRQDALEMPEFAQTVTPHMQTFIDILLEGYVFTPPGLPVGLYLSQQLNQAVVSVQEGEATAKEALETAQQNVLHELEKYR; encoded by the coding sequence ATGAGCGAGCCCGCTATTGTCCAACGTGCGATCGATGGACTTGGTCGTAGACTCGCGAAGCGCCTCACGCAGTCGCTGTTCCTGGCGCTCGCTCTCCTAGCTGCGCTGGGTACCACCGGTTTTGCCCTTGCCAAAACGGAAATTACTTTCTGGTACGCGTGGGGCGGCTCCGAGGGCGAGCAGGTCGAGGAGCTGATTGCCGAATACAACGCGAGTCAGGACGAAGTCGAGGTACGCGGCTCGTTTGTCCCAATCGGCGACGGTGAGCGAATCCTTGCTTCGCTAGCAGGCGGCGCGCCACCTGATCTGCTCACAGTATGGGATTGGATGGTGGTCCCATTGGGTGCCAGTGGTTCACTACTGGATTTGAGCGCCGAGCTTGCCGAAGCGGGTATCGGCGAAGAAGACTACCTCCCCGGAATCTGGCAATACGGCTCCTACAAGGGCGCAAAATACGGCCTCCCTACCACGCTCAACGTTTATGCCTTCATTTGGAACAAGGATGTTTTCGAGGAAGCAGGGTTGGACCCCGAGGCTCCGCCGCGAACGATCGAAGAGCTCGACGCGCTGGCAGAGAAGATGACCGTTATCGACAGACGCGGCAACCTGCGTCGTCTGGGCTTCTACCCCAACGTCACCTCGATCTACTTTTACGCTTTCGGCGGCCAGCTCTACGACCCCGAAACCTTGGAAGTCACCCTCGACCACCCACGCAACATAGCCGCCCTGGAGTGGCTTGGGGACTACTACGAGAAGTACGACATCAACCTAATCCGACGCTTTCAGGCGGGTTGGGGTAATCCTGCCAGTCCCTTCAATCCCTTCTATCGAGGGCAGATCGCGATGCAAGAGGGGGGCCAGTGGGAGGTCCGATTCACGCACGAGTACGCACCCGACCTCGACTGGGGAGTGACCACCTTCCCTGCCCCGGAAGGTGGTCGGCCAAACGTGGCCCCGGTTCAGAGCTCGTTCTGGGTGGTTCCGGCCGAGGCAGCGCACAAGAAGGAAGCACTCGAATTCCTGCTGTGGCTGACTGCGCCCGAACAGTCAGCGGGCTTCGCAGCAGAGCTAGCAAACATTCCGCCGAGGCAGGACGCGCTTGAAATGCCGGAGTTCGCTCAAACGGTCACTCCGCACATGCAGACCTTCATCGACATCCTGCTCGAGGGCTACGTCTTTACCCCTCCCGGACTGCCCGTCGGCCTGTACCTGAGCCAGCAGCTCAACCAAGCCGTCGTATCGGTACAGGAAGGCGAGGCGACCGCCAAAGAGGCGCTCGAGACGGCGCAACAGAATGTTCTGCACGAGCTGGAGAAGTACAGGTAG
- a CDS encoding sugar ABC transporter permease translates to MAKAPTKATVARHSQQIAVSSGLTKRQRRDTWLGLAFVSPWLVGFLVFTIYPVIASLYFSFTDYNVVSDPRWIGFRNYTDLFSDPLFGETLYNTLYLAVLGIPFSLILSLLIAMLLNNKLKLQGMFRTVYFLPSVVPAVAAALLWRWFLNPDYGPINEVLWQVGINGPGWLSDPRWAKPALILASLWGVGGSMVIYLAGLQNVPTPLYESAHLDGANAWQRFRFVTLPMLSPVILFNLVMGIITSFQSFTNIYIMTGGGPSNSTMVYALYLYQNAFQFFRMGYASAMAWVLLLITAVALIAIFRTSGWVHYESRS, encoded by the coding sequence GTGGCGAAGGCCCCAACCAAGGCCACGGTGGCGCGCCACTCGCAGCAGATCGCGGTGTCGAGCGGACTCACCAAGCGACAGCGCCGCGACACTTGGTTGGGGCTGGCGTTCGTATCGCCTTGGCTCGTCGGTTTTCTAGTCTTCACGATCTATCCGGTGATAGCTTCGCTCTACTTCTCCTTCACGGACTACAACGTCGTCTCGGACCCGCGTTGGATAGGCTTCCGTAACTACACCGACCTTTTCTCGGACCCACTCTTCGGTGAGACTCTCTACAACACCCTCTACCTCGCGGTGCTGGGTATCCCGTTCTCCCTCATCCTGAGCCTTCTGATCGCGATGCTCCTGAACAACAAGCTGAAACTCCAGGGCATGTTCCGCACTGTGTACTTCCTACCAAGTGTCGTGCCAGCGGTAGCGGCTGCGCTACTGTGGCGCTGGTTTCTGAACCCCGATTACGGGCCGATCAACGAAGTCTTATGGCAGGTTGGGATCAACGGCCCGGGCTGGTTGTCGGATCCCAGATGGGCGAAGCCGGCATTGATACTTGCCAGCCTCTGGGGCGTGGGCGGCTCGATGGTCATATATCTGGCCGGACTGCAGAACGTACCAACGCCTCTATATGAAAGCGCTCACCTTGACGGGGCGAACGCTTGGCAACGGTTCAGATTCGTGACACTCCCGATGCTCTCACCGGTAATCCTGTTCAATCTCGTCATGGGGATCATTACGTCGTTTCAGAGCTTCACGAACATCTACATAATGACTGGCGGTGGTCCCTCAAACTCGACGATGGTGTACGCGCTATACCTCTACCAGAACGCCTTTCAGTTCTTCCGCATGGGATATGCCTCGGCGATGGCGTGGGTTCTGCTGCTGATCACGGCTGTCGCCCTGATCGCGATCTTCAGGACGTCGGGCTGGGTTCACTACGAGAGTCGCAGCTGA
- a CDS encoding phage holin family protein yields the protein MNFLLRVVLNAVALWVTAELALGISFSRTGLAEVLLTALVLGLVNTLVRPVMIILTLPLTLATMGLFLLVVNALALMLVAGLTPLVVHGFGGAILGALVLTIISWALARLSGGKSRRLWV from the coding sequence ATGAACTTCCTCCTGCGCGTGGTTCTCAACGCCGTCGCCCTGTGGGTAACCGCCGAACTGGCCCTGGGCATCAGCTTCAGCCGGACCGGCCTGGCCGAAGTACTGCTGACCGCCCTCGTCCTGGGGCTCGTCAACACCCTCGTGCGGCCGGTGATGATCATCCTCACCCTCCCGCTCACTCTGGCGACGATGGGACTCTTCCTTCTTGTGGTCAACGCCCTGGCTCTGATGCTGGTCGCCGGCCTCACGCCGCTGGTGGTTCACGGTTTCGGCGGCGCGATACTAGGCGCACTGGTGCTCACCATCATCAGCTGGGCTCTGGCTCGGCTCTCTGGCGGCAAGAGCCGTCGCCTCTGGGTGTGA